One Thermoanaerobacter kivui genomic window, GTGGAAGATGACTTTGCCAGCGAACTTAGCTTTACAAAAGAAAAAACATTGCCTCTTAAGGCATATGACAAACACGACAGAGTGATTTACATAAAAAGTTTTTCTAAAGTATATATGCCAGGGTTGAGACTTGGTTTTATAATTGCTCCTGAGAGATTTGTGAGTTCTTTTTTAAAAGCTAAATACGTATCAGACCTTTCTACATCGGGACTCATGCAGAGGGCTTTTGATTTGTATTTAAGAGAAAATATCTGGGTGAAACATGTTGAAAGTATAAAACAGGTAATGTATGAAAGATTTAGTGAGATGGGAAGGCGTCTTGAAAACCTTAAAAACTACACAGAGTTTGAACATCCCAAAGGAGGGTTTTATTTTTGGTTAAAGCTTAAAAATAATCTTTCTGCTAAAAGTTTGTACTCAAAGTGTTTGGACAGAAATTTAATGATAGTACCTGGCGATATATTCTTTATGGGTAAAAAAGAAAATAGCTTTGTAAGGCTGAGTTTTGCTTCTTGTGAGGTGAAGGAAATAGCAAAGGGCATTGAAATATTAGGAGAAATTTTAAAAGGATATTTTGATGAAAACAACAATGTGTATGTGCCAATAATTTAAGAAAGGCCGCATGGCCGGCCTTTTTTAAATTATTTTTTTTGTTCGTCATTTTTAACAGGATTGCTTTGAGGAGATTTTAACATTTTACATTTGCCGTCAAAAATGGCTCCATCTTCTATTATCAAGTTTTGAACTTCTATATCGCCGGAAAGTTTTCCTGTAGAAGTAAGTTGCAATTGTCCTTTTGCAAATATGTTTCCTTTTACTTCACCGGAAAGAATGATGTTATCTGTAGTTATATTGGCTTCTACTTTAGCTGATTCGCCTATTATGATGTTGCCTTTTGTCTCTATTTGGCCAGTGAAATTACCATCTATTCTGAGGGTACCTTGTGATTTAATGGTGCCTTCAAAAGTTGAATTTTTGCCTATGACAGTGTCTATTTTGTCTGGGTTAACTTCCAAAACTTGCTCTTTCCTTTGAAACATATCAATTCCCCTTTGCAAGATAGTTCATTGGATTTACAGGGTTGCCATTTACCCTAACTTCAAAGTGAACATGGGGCCCAGTGCTTCTTCCAGTATTTCCTGATTTTGCAATTATATCTCCTCTTTTCACAGTTTGGCCCACTTTGACGATGATTTGTGAATTGTGTCCATAAACCGACTGAATACCATATCCGTGGTCTATTATTACAGCTTTTCCGTATCCTGAAAGCCAACCTGCGTATGTAACTACTCCTTTTCCTGCAGCTCTTACTGGAGTACCAACTGAGACTGCTATATCAATTCCTGGATGAAATTCAGTGCCATATCCGTAAGGTGACTTTCTCGTTCCAAAAGGAGAAGTGATGGTACCCTGTACTGGATAGGTACTGGGTATTGATTCGAGGTAATCCAGTCTTGCTGCTACCTTTGAAATGAGGTCTTTTAAATCTTGTGTTTTTTGATCTATTTCTGAAGTGAGCTGTGCTGTTGTTTCATTGTCATAGGTAATGCTGCCTTCATTTCTGGCATCTCTTGAAAGGCCACCACGGCTGGTAGTTGGAGTTGACAATCCTACCATTCGCCTTACCTTTTCTTCAAGTTCATTTAAACTCTTAATTTTTTCGTTGACTAATTGTGCGTTTTTATCGAGCGTGGCAATTTTTTTGTCTTGTTCTTCTTTAATTGACGTCAATTGTGCAATTTTTTCATCTTTTTCTCTGATTACAGTATATAAATAAGAGGTGGTTTTTCCAAAATACACTAAAGAAAGTGTAGCAGCCAGAAATATTGAAAAAGTTATTATCGCCGTCGTTTTTATAAGGGGAATAGAAACCCGTGTGAGCACCTTCCCAACGGCAACCTTAAGCGGCGCCGTCGTTTTTATAAGGGGAATAGAAACCCTAAAGCTTTTGATTTGGTGGTTTGAGTCGGGAATTATCATTATGTTTAAATATTTCTCTTTTTTCTTTTTTTTCATTTAATACCCCCACCCTTAAAAAAATGGACAACTATATCTATTCTATACAAAGGTATGAAAATCCTTCTTGAAACTTAAATTTTAAATTTTAACAATTTTAAAACAAATCATTTTGTTTATCGTTTGTGATATAATCGAAATATAATCTGGTGAAATCGAGGTGGAATATGAAAAAGGGAATTATTTTAGGAATTGTTATGGGAATAATAGCTATAGTGTCAAATATTATTGTAAATGGTTTTTACACCTCTTTTGTATATTACAGCAACTATCTTTTTTTGGCAGGTACAGCAGTGGGATTATTAGGAGGAATATTGTACATATCTTATTGGATAAATGACTTGAAGACAGTTAAAAAAATTTACTACCACGAAGAATTGCCTGAAAAAAGAAAAGAAATAGAATTTATGGAAAGATGGGGAAGTTATCTTGTCATTGCTATGATTGTGATGTGGCTTTTGTCTTTAGTTTTTGTATTAGTAGGAGAGATGTTTACAAGTATAAAATAACTGCTGTGGAGAATACTATTTGGTAAAGGGAATCAGGAGGTGTTGTGATGGGGAAAAAGGTAGCAGTGGAAAGCCAGCTTTCTAATATTAAAAATTATTTAAAAGAAAGAGGATATGAAGTTGTGGAATTGGAGGAATACCTTTTGAGCAAAAACAATTTTAATGCCTATGATGCTGTTGTCATTACAGGCCAAAGTAGAAATATGTTGGGGATGGATGATATTTCAACGAAAGCTGCTGTGATAGATGCGACAGGTATGACACCTTTTGATGTAGAGGAAAGGATAAAAAGATTGTAGGTGGTGGTTTTGTGGTAAGTGTTGAACAATTGAGGACAGTTGGAAAGAATTGCAAGGACTTTGAATTAGACCAGTCCCTTTATGCTAATAATTTTTCTATGTCTATTGCTAATGGAGATAGAAGCTGTGAAATATGTCGCCATTGGGATGTCAATAGAAAAATTTGCAGAATAGGTGTTTTTGATGATGTGTTATCAAGTCTTGACCAAAGTTAAAAATTTAAGGTTTGGAAGGATTTTTTAAAACTTTGTTAAATATTATAATATATACAAGTAAAATGAAATTTTTTGTGTGTGGTAAATACATTAAACCTCTCAATGAGGACAGAGAGCTTTATATTGACATGAAGATATGTTTTGATATTATAAAAAAGGCGAGTTGTTAGATGCGCTTGAAAAAGAGGGAATACTGTTAGATTAAAAGGTGATTTTGTGAATAGAGTATTGCAGTATTTCAAGTCTTTGACTGCTGGCATTTATGATAGGGATTATGAATTTTTAAAGAAATTTTTAACCAAAAGAGAGTTAGAGTATTTTAATAGGCTTCCTGTCTATGAAAAAAGGCATTCTTTGGATGTGTGTTATACTCTCATGGATAAATATAAGGTAAAAGATGAGGAACTTTTAAAAGCTGCCCTTTTTCATGACATAGGCAAAATAAAGGTTAAAATAACCCCTGATAAAAAAGCAATTGCTGTGTTGATAAAAAAGATACCACCTTTGGCAAGATATCTTGAAAAGCGTTTGTATTTTTTACAAGTGTATTATAACCATGCAGAATATAGTGGAGAAATTTGCAAAGAAATTGGATTAAGCGATAAAGTAATATATATTGTCAAGCACCACCACGACAAAAATGTAAAGGATGAAGATGTAATAAAACTTCAAAGGGCAGATAAAGAAAATTAAAGATAGAGATTTTTCTCTATCTCAGACTGTAGACAAAGTCCTTTCGCTTCTCTCAGGCTTCTGCTGCGCACCTCCTCAGGATGACCCATGAAAGAAAGCGAATTCAGAAGCTGCTCAAAACGAGCCTTAGGCACGACTTAGATACGTGAGCCTGCACTTTAATATAAAGCAAGAGACTTTAAATTACTCACAAAAAGGTTTGTCAACAAACTGAGATAGAGAGGCTTTCTCTATCTTTAATCATTTATATGTATGAATCTGTAAATTACCCTTTTGTCCCACCCTAAATCGAAGGGGACATGGTATCTATCAGAAGTGTGAGTGTTTACAACAGGGATTCCTATGGAGTCAAAGCCTGTCACTACTCCAAAGTGAACTATTTCTCCCTTTTCTTCATAGCAAATAAGGTCTCCTTTTTCAATTTCTCTTATTGCCCCTTTTGGATGTTGTTCGGTGGGTTGTACCATGTCTAAATAATAGCCCTTTGCAATTAATTTTCCTTTTCCTGTATAAATGAGATAATTAAAAAGTGCCGGCGCTTGTGCCCAAGCAGTAGAAGAGTCTTTTCCATTAAAATTCCATACGTAGTCCATTGGAAGGCCTCCACCTTCATGTAGCACTTGTGATGCAAAATTTGTGCAGTCTCCTCCAAGACCATTGTAATCTCTGTATTTTTTGTTGTACTCGTAGTTGTTGCCACTTCCCCATGCGGCTCCTGCATATTTATCTGCATAGGCTACTGCTCCTTCTCTGTCGTACTTTCCTTTCTTTTTAGGTTTTGATTCTTCTTCGGTGACAGGTTTTGAACTGGCAGGGGTAATTTCAGGGATTATACCTTCGGCGGGGCTGACATCTATAAAAGCAGAGTCTTCGTCAAGGGGGTCATAATACCAATCTCTTCTTATAAGCCATTTTCCATCAACTTTTACGAGCTGTATGGAATGCCGTATACCTAATCCCATGTAATTTATTACATCGCTTTTTATGTTGTAAGCGTATCCCATTTTCATAGTTTCCACAAGATACACCCAAATAGAGTTTTCACCAGCTTTTACGCTTTTTATCCTGTAAAAAGACTCTGCTTCTGTAAACTTAAGATCTCTCTTTTCAGACCATCCTTTAACGTATTCGATTCGCCTCCTTTCATGGTCCAATGCCCATTTGCCGTATGTAGATGACTTGTCGTAAAAACCTTCTATTTCTCTTATGTCGCCGCTTAAAAGTACACTTCCTCTTCTTTTAAAAAATTCATCCAGTACAGTTTTTATCTCTTCTTTATTGTCTGCAACTGTCTCTATGGTTTTATTGAAAAAGGAAATAGAAAAGTAAGTTAAAAAAATGAGTGCTAGTAAAAGGAGAATTGGTTTGTAATATTTTTTGGTGTCCAATAGCTCTCCTCCCTGTTAATGTAATTCAAAATAATAATATGAAGTTTAAAAGTTTTTTAATACTACCTTTTGGCTGAAAATACAAGAAAAAATGATAAAATTTAATAAATTTATTGGCAAATTTTGAACGAAATTATGTTATAATAAAAAAAGTGATAGGGTGGAGGTGTAAAACTTGATAGAATTAAAAGGCGTTTCAAAATCTTACAATAAAGGTAAAATAAAAGCTGTTGACAACATTGACCTTGTTGTAAATCCCGGTGAAATATTTGGATTTTTAGGTCCTAACGGTGCTGGCAAAACTACTACGATAAAAATGATAGTAGGTCTTCTGTCTCACGATACAGGAGAAATTAAAGTAGACGGAATTGATATCGACAAAAATCCTATAGAGGTTAAAAAGCGCATAGGATATGTTCCAGACAGCCCTGATATTTATGACAAACTGACAGGCATAGAATATCTCAATTTTATTGCAGATGTGTATGGCGTATCTGAAAAAGACAGGAAAGAGAGGATTGAATATTTCTTGGAGGCTTTTGATCTAAAGAATGCCATTGGAGACTTAATACAAAGTTATTCTCATGGAATGAAACAAAAGCTCCTCATTACAGCCGCACTTATTCACAATCCTTCTGTTTGGATTTTGGATGAACCCATGGTAGGGCTGGACCCAAAATCTGCCTTTTTACTTAAAGAGCTTATGGCAGAACATACAAAAGCAGGTTTTACTGTGTTTTTTTCAACACACGTCTTGGAAGTTGCAGAAAGGCTGTGCGATAAAATAGCGATAATAAACAAAGGCAAAATTATAGCCTGTGGAACAATGGAAGAAATAAAAAGCCAACACGAAAGGGAATCCTTAGAAAAAATATTCTTGGAGTTGACAGAAAAATGAGGGAGTTTTTATCGCTTTTAAGAACACAAATGAAAGTTTATTATAGCATTTCGGCAATGAGATATAAATATTTTGTTAAAAAGAAAGATTTATGGGAAATAGTGCTTGCTCTATTTGGAATGGCTGTTGGCGGGGGAACATTGCTTTTTATGTACATAATGTATTTAAACAGCATGTATGCAGCAAGCATGTTAATTAACCAGCCTCAGCTTATGCCTGTGACAGTCCTTCTTTTAGCTCAGCTTTTGACATTGGTATTCGGCTTTTTTTGGACTATTTCTGTGTTTTATTTTTCTGATGATATAAATATTTTGCTTCCTCTTCCTATACAGCCTTATAAAATAGTTTTGTCAAAATATAGCATAATTTTATTGAATGAATATGTTACATTGGCATTTTTAATGCTACCAGCAATCTTTATATATGGCATTGGCACGCAGGCAGGAATTTTATACTATCTCGTTTCATTTATTGTATTTATATTTACACCTATTATACCTCTTTCTATTGCGGCAATTGCTTCTGTTTTAATTATGAGATTTGTAAATTTGAAAAGGAAAAAGGACTTGTATACAGTTATAGTGAGTATATTAGCGCTAATTTTCTTCTTTACAATACAATTTTTTATCAATCGGATTCCTCAAAATGGAGAACAACAGGCAATAGAAAATTTTATTTTGCAAAATGCTAACCTTGCAAAGATGATATCTAGAAGTTTCCCTCCTGCTTTATGGGGAGCAGTTTCTATGACGAATTATAATACTTTGTCAGGGTTTTTAAATCTTTTGATGTTTATCGCTGTATCAATAATATTTACAGCCGTTTTG contains:
- a CDS encoding bactofilin family protein yields the protein MFQRKEQVLEVNPDKIDTVIGKNSTFEGTIKSQGTLRIDGNFTGQIETKGNIIIGESAKVEANITTDNIILSGEVKGNIFAKGQLQLTSTGKLSGDIEVQNLIIEDGAIFDGKCKMLKSPQSNPVKNDEQKK
- a CDS encoding M23 family metallopeptidase; this encodes MKKKKKEKYLNIMIIPDSNHQIKSFRVSIPLIKTTAPLKVAVGKVLTRVSIPLIKTTAIITFSIFLAATLSLVYFGKTTSYLYTVIREKDEKIAQLTSIKEEQDKKIATLDKNAQLVNEKIKSLNELEEKVRRMVGLSTPTTSRGGLSRDARNEGSITYDNETTAQLTSEIDQKTQDLKDLISKVAARLDYLESIPSTYPVQGTITSPFGTRKSPYGYGTEFHPGIDIAVSVGTPVRAAGKGVVTYAGWLSGYGKAVIIDHGYGIQSVYGHNSQIIVKVGQTVKRGDIIAKSGNTGRSTGPHVHFEVRVNGNPVNPMNYLAKGN
- a CDS encoding MotA/TolQ/ExbB proton channel family protein encodes the protein MKKGIILGIVMGIIAIVSNIIVNGFYTSFVYYSNYLFLAGTAVGLLGGILYISYWINDLKTVKKIYYHEELPEKRKEIEFMERWGSYLVIAMIVMWLLSLVFVLVGEMFTSIK
- a CDS encoding YkuS family protein, with protein sequence MGKKVAVESQLSNIKNYLKERGYEVVELEEYLLSKNNFNAYDAVVITGQSRNMLGMDDISTKAAVIDATGMTPFDVEERIKRL
- a CDS encoding HDIG domain-containing metalloprotein: MNRVLQYFKSLTAGIYDRDYEFLKKFLTKRELEYFNRLPVYEKRHSLDVCYTLMDKYKVKDEELLKAALFHDIGKIKVKITPDKKAIAVLIKKIPPLARYLEKRLYFLQVYYNHAEYSGEICKEIGLSDKVIYIVKHHHDKNVKDEDVIKLQRADKEN
- a CDS encoding amidase domain-containing protein; translation: MDTKKYYKPILLLLALIFLTYFSISFFNKTIETVADNKEEIKTVLDEFFKRRGSVLLSGDIREIEGFYDKSSTYGKWALDHERRRIEYVKGWSEKRDLKFTEAESFYRIKSVKAGENSIWVYLVETMKMGYAYNIKSDVINYMGLGIRHSIQLVKVDGKWLIRRDWYYDPLDEDSAFIDVSPAEGIIPEITPASSKPVTEEESKPKKKGKYDREGAVAYADKYAGAAWGSGNNYEYNKKYRDYNGLGGDCTNFASQVLHEGGGLPMDYVWNFNGKDSSTAWAQAPALFNYLIYTGKGKLIAKGYYLDMVQPTEQHPKGAIREIEKGDLICYEEKGEIVHFGVVTGFDSIGIPVVNTHTSDRYHVPFDLGWDKRVIYRFIHIND
- a CDS encoding ABC transporter ATP-binding protein, whose translation is MIELKGVSKSYNKGKIKAVDNIDLVVNPGEIFGFLGPNGAGKTTTIKMIVGLLSHDTGEIKVDGIDIDKNPIEVKKRIGYVPDSPDIYDKLTGIEYLNFIADVYGVSEKDRKERIEYFLEAFDLKNAIGDLIQSYSHGMKQKLLITAALIHNPSVWILDEPMVGLDPKSAFLLKELMAEHTKAGFTVFFSTHVLEVAERLCDKIAIINKGKIIACGTMEEIKSQHERESLEKIFLELTEK
- a CDS encoding putative ABC transporter permease subunit, whose translation is MREFLSLLRTQMKVYYSISAMRYKYFVKKKDLWEIVLALFGMAVGGGTLLFMYIMYLNSMYAASMLINQPQLMPVTVLLLAQLLTLVFGFFWTISVFYFSDDINILLPLPIQPYKIVLSKYSIILLNEYVTLAFLMLPAIFIYGIGTQAGILYYLVSFIVFIFTPIIPLSIAAIASVLIMRFVNLKRKKDLYTVIVSILALIFFFTIQFFINRIPQNGEQQAIENFILQNANLAKMISRSFPPALWGAVSMTNYNTLSGFLNLLMFIAVSIIFTAVLAVSAQKMYLKAVISGQEVEAKRKEVSLKKEIVRSSLLKALLVREWKLFIRVPVYAMNVLPVAIIIPFVFLVSFVGNPQIGLEMAIKYTSAPDGWFWVSMIGLFFSLFVAGSNSLSSTSFSREGKMFYISKLMPVEPALQLKAKWIFGIIITIVIILPTYVLGWYLFKIHLLSMVILIVLMLIGISAVNILSLLIDAMKPSFEWENPQKAMKGNLNVLLSLILTTILIGCIVGIVLLLKKLYVSEIIITLIIGILLILLNLGVYLLAKSAVKKLYKGE